CGTCGACGGGGCGACGTTGGCGTCGTTTCGTCCCTGAAACACAGTAACCGGCACTGAAATGTCTTCGAGGGCAAACGGCCATGGCTGTGAGAGGAGTCGCTGCTCGCGGATGATCCCGCTTGGACCGCGTGCCATCGACGTGAGCATATCCGCACGGACGACCCGAGCCACCTCCTCGGCTGCCAGGGCGTCTGTTTCCGGTGTCTCCTCGGCAACGAACCCGACAGCGTAGGACGGATCCCGGCGGAGGGCGAACCATCGTTGCAGCCGGAAGAGTCGCCCGAGCGCCCACGGAGCGTGTCGGGACAGCGCCCCCACGAACTGCTGGACGCGCCCCGTCGAACCGATTGACGGTGGGCCGCTGCTGCCCAGGAGCGCGATTCGCTCTATCTCGGGCAGTCGGTGACAGGCCAGCGCGAACGCGCCGCCGCCGGAGAAGCCGACGGCACCAGCCGCGTCGACATCGAGATGGGACAGGAGGTTCGCGGCGTCGTCCGGCCAGTCCTCGAACGTAATAGCTGCGTCTTCGGAGTTCCCGATGCCCGGCCGGTCCGGAGCGATGAGGTTGATGCCGCGTTCGCGAGCCGGCGCGGCGAGCAGCCGTGCGGCGACGTGTGATCCGGGGGTACCGTGACAGAAAAGGACCGGATAGCCGTCGGCGTCACCGTAGGTGGCGTAGGCCAGCCGCCGACCGTCAGAGAGTGAGATCGACTCCGTCTCGGAGTCCTCGGGCAGCCAGTCGGTGGCCGGGATCGGCGGCGCGGACCCCATCCGTCGTTATTCGCTCTGGATGCGCGGTGCGAGCATGTACGTGACTCGGCCCTGCCCCTCGGCGAAGCTGAAGTGCATCTTGACCGGGAACTCCTCGCCGAGTTCCATCTCGACCTCGGCGTCCTTCGGGATGGCCTTGTTCATGTTCTTCAGGTAATCCAGCGAGAACAGCGAGTGGGCGTCCCCGGGAGTGAGGTCGATGAGGTCGTCGCGGGTGAGTTCGAGGTGGACGTCGTCGGTGTCGCCCTCGGCGTCGACGTAGAACAGTTCCTCTGTCGCGTCGACGCCCAGCGCGATGTGGTCG
The genomic region above belongs to Haloarcula hispanica ATCC 33960 and contains:
- a CDS encoding alpha/beta fold hydrolase, with product MGSAPPIPATDWLPEDSETESISLSDGRRLAYATYGDADGYPVLFCHGTPGSHVAARLLAAPARERGINLIAPDRPGIGNSEDAAITFEDWPDDAANLLSHLDVDAAGAVGFSGGGAFALACHRLPEIERIALLGSSGPPSIGSTGRVQQFVGALSRHAPWALGRLFRLQRWFALRRDPSYAVGFVAEETPETDALAAEEVARVVRADMLTSMARGPSGIIREQRLLSQPWPFALEDISVPVTVFQGRNDANVAPSTGNALAQRLPDASFESVDSDHLGTLTAAGDGALAAVQRRTRV